Proteins from a genomic interval of Chanodichthys erythropterus isolate Z2021 chromosome 6, ASM2448905v1, whole genome shotgun sequence:
- the gemin6 gene encoding gem-associated protein 6, which translates to MLQWSDRSPQQWREFVNQEVCVTARDQQRFEGRVFTVDPVSASVVLVSFPEHERPSVKVILGHAVTDVQTLASGTEETERRMKSLFLPDRTQVLSKEELKSRRENLRLWLEKNRVPVTEDGDVLRVASVLTISAPYGTGDCSCANEIILARVQSLVESIPGGEHTSLS; encoded by the exons ATGTTGCAGTGGAGTGACAGGAGTCCTCAGCAGTGGCGGGAGTTTGTCAATCAGGAGGTTTGTGTAACAGCACGTGATCAGCAACGCTTTGAGGGACGCGTGTTCACGGTGGACCCTGTTTCTGCCAG TGTGGTGCTGGTGAGCTTCCCAGAGCATGAGCGTCCATCAGTAAAGGTGATTCTGGGTCACGCGGTGACAGACGTTCAGACCCTCGCGAGCGGAACGGAGGAGACGGAGAGACGAATGAAGAGCTTGTTCCTGCCGGACAGAACACAAGTCCTCAGTAAAGAAGAACTGAAGTCACGGAGGGAGAATCTGCGTCTGTGGCTGGAGAAGAACAGAGTCCCGGTGACTGAAGATGGGGATGTTCTTCGTGTGGCGAGCGTGCTGACCATCAGCGCCCCCTACGGCACTGGAGACTGCAGCTGCGCCAATGAGATCATCCTGGCAAGAGTTCAGAGTCTAGTTGAGAGCATCCCTGGAGGAGAACACACTTCACTGTCCTAA
- the srsf7b gene encoding serine and arginine rich splicing factor 7b isoform X1 has product MSRYGRHGGETKVYVGNLGTGAGKGELERAFGYYGPLRTVWIARNPPGFAFVEFEDPRDAEDAVRGLDGKVICGSRTRVELSTGMPRRSRYDRPPTRRPFDPNDRCYECGEKGHYAYDCHRYSRRRRSRSRSRSHSRSRSRGRRYGRSRSRSRGRRSRSFSPRRSRSGSPRRSRSVTPKRSRSISRSRSRSGSGPRSRSGSVGRSKSGSRARSGSKSRASPQKQSRSPSRSPAGSESPERDD; this is encoded by the exons ATGTCGCGATACGGGCGACACGGAGGCG AAACAAAGGTGTACGTGGGTAACCTGGGCACCGGGGCAGGTAAGGGTGAGTTAGAGCGGGCATTCGGTTATTACGGGCCACTGAGAACCGTGTGGATCGCTCGCAACCCTCCGGGATTCGCCTTTGTGGAGTTTGAAGATCCCAGAGATGCTGAGGATGCTGTGCGTGGCCTCGATGGCAA GGTGATCTGTGGCTCTCGAACACGTGTGGAGTTATCCACCGGAATGCCGCGACGTTCCCGATACGACCGTCCGCCGACTCGCCGGCCCTTTGACCCGAACGACCGCTGCTACGAGTGCGGCGAGAAGGGCCACTACGCGTACGACTGTCATCGTTACAGTCGGCGACGCCGGAGCAG GTCTCGTTCCCGTTCCCACTCTCGCTCTCGGTCCAGAGGGAGGAGATACGGTCGCTCTCGCAGCCGCAGCAGAGGGAGaag GTCCAGATCTTTCTCTCCTCGCCGTTCTCGCTCGGGTTCTCCCAGACGCTCCAGATCTGTGACGCCCAAACGATCCAG GTCCATATCCCGCTCTCGCTCCCGATCCGGCTCCGGTCCCAGGAGCAG GTCTGGTTCAGTCGGGAGGTCCAAATCCGGCTCTCGGGCTAGAAG CGGCTCCAAATCTAGAGCTTCACCTCAAAAGCAGAG TCGTTCGCCCTCTCGAAGCCCAGCAGGAAGTGAGAGTCCAGAGCGAGACGACTGA
- the srsf7b gene encoding serine and arginine rich splicing factor 7b isoform X2, translated as MSRYGRHGGETKVYVGNLGTGAGKGELERAFGYYGPLRTVWIARNPPGFAFVEFEDPRDAEDAVRGLDGKVICGSRTRVELSTGMPRRSRYDRPPTRRPFDPNDRCYECGEKGHYAYDCHRYSRRRRSRSRSRSHSRSRSRGRRYGRSRSRSRGRRSRSFSPRRSRSGSPRRSRSVTPKRSRSISRSRSRSGSGPRSRSGSVGRSKSGSRARSRSPSRSPAGSESPERDD; from the exons ATGTCGCGATACGGGCGACACGGAGGCG AAACAAAGGTGTACGTGGGTAACCTGGGCACCGGGGCAGGTAAGGGTGAGTTAGAGCGGGCATTCGGTTATTACGGGCCACTGAGAACCGTGTGGATCGCTCGCAACCCTCCGGGATTCGCCTTTGTGGAGTTTGAAGATCCCAGAGATGCTGAGGATGCTGTGCGTGGCCTCGATGGCAA GGTGATCTGTGGCTCTCGAACACGTGTGGAGTTATCCACCGGAATGCCGCGACGTTCCCGATACGACCGTCCGCCGACTCGCCGGCCCTTTGACCCGAACGACCGCTGCTACGAGTGCGGCGAGAAGGGCCACTACGCGTACGACTGTCATCGTTACAGTCGGCGACGCCGGAGCAG GTCTCGTTCCCGTTCCCACTCTCGCTCTCGGTCCAGAGGGAGGAGATACGGTCGCTCTCGCAGCCGCAGCAGAGGGAGaag GTCCAGATCTTTCTCTCCTCGCCGTTCTCGCTCGGGTTCTCCCAGACGCTCCAGATCTGTGACGCCCAAACGATCCAG GTCCATATCCCGCTCTCGCTCCCGATCCGGCTCCGGTCCCAGGAGCAG GTCTGGTTCAGTCGGGAGGTCCAAATCCGGCTCTCGGGCTAGAAG TCGTTCGCCCTCTCGAAGCCCAGCAGGAAGTGAGAGTCCAGAGCGAGACGACTGA